In Zingiber officinale cultivar Zhangliang chromosome 3A, Zo_v1.1, whole genome shotgun sequence, the DNA window CAAGCGGATATGCTTCTTGAACATAAGCCCTGATGAAGTTATCAGGAGCTTATTTTATAATAAGAACAATGAATCTCTCATCACCGTGTCAGTTTATGCATCGGATCATTTCAGCTCTTTGAAATGCAGGACAACTTCAATAGAGTAAGTGACTCTTTTCAAGTGGATCAATCACCAAAGAATTTCTGCGCATGAATAAATCTTCGGCATCTCGTTATTTTAGTTGAAAACAAACAGATGCATCACTGATCTTTCTAGAAATGAGCATAAACTGAGTTGAATTTGTTTTTCATGATCACTGATTGTACTGGCCCTGGCTGTCTTATTTATTCGACTGATGTctccattttatttatttttttgataagatAGAAGTCCATAAAATTTGCTATTTGAATATGATTACTCTCAAAAGAATGATCACATGGTGTCAACTCAACTATGCAGATATATCAGGAGAAACCAATTGGATGCTGGGTATCCTCTTTTTGAAACTGAATCCTTAAAATGGCCAGGTTTTGTAGAATTCGATGATGTAAATGGTAAAGTGCTGACCTACTCAGCCCAGGATGGGTAAGCTACCACATTTTAGTTACTATGTTCTCCTAAATTTTAGGAACATCCTTCTGAAGTCTCACTTATATCTTTTCAGCATTTACAAGGTTTTTGACCTGAAAAACTACTCCTTTCTCTACTCAATATGTGACAAGGAGATCCAGGAAATTAAAATAAGGTCCCAACTTCTTGCACTTCAAATAATTTCTATGGAAATATTTGTACTATTGTTTTCTCCCCTATTTTCTCTCCTAATATCAGTTCTGGCAGCCCTGGGATCATGTTGCTAATTTACCAAAGAACTGTTAGTCATGTACCACTGACAATACTCTCAATCGAAGAcggaaaagttttgaaatcttttaATCACTTGCTGCATCGCAACAAAAAGGTTGACTTCATAGAACAGTTCAACGAGAAACTTCTAGTCAAGCAAGAAAATGAGAACCTACAGATTCTCGATGTAAACTgctaaaaattttccttatttgttacTCAAATTTGTTCATTCATCTCTAACACCTTGAAGTTGCAGGTGAGGAATACAGATCTCATTGAAGTTAGCAAGAATGAGTTCATGACCCCTTCTGCATTCATTTTCCTTTACGAGAACCACCTTTTCTTGACGTTCAGAGACAGGACTGTGTCAGTCTGGAATTTTCGCGGGGAGCTTGTCACTTCGTTTGAGGACCATCAACTGTGGCATCTGGACTGTAATACCAACAACATTTACATTACTAGTGATCAAAACCTAATAATCTCCTACTGCAAAGCTGAAGACGGGTGTGACAAGCAGGGAGGTATGGTGTGCCCAATCCCATCAAGCTCCACAATTATGCTTCCTGCCCAATTGACTGATGATACGATCTGTCTTGTTTCCATTTTGATCAGTATCTCCTGTTGGCTCCATCAATATGAGCAACATCCTCACTGGCAAATGCATAGCCAAGATATGCCCACTCGATCCCACACTCCAGGCCGCTTCTCGAAAGCGCAAGGATACCAACTGCTCTACAATCAGAAGCACCATCAGGGAGGCTCTTGAAGATGTCACTGCCCTCTTCTACGATGAGGAGCGGAACGAGATCTACACTGGCAACAAGCAAGGTTTGATCCATGTCTGGTCTAACTAGATAGAATGACCTTCTCTATGCTTGTTTATAGTGTGGGTCTGTTCGATTGAGAGACGAGACCTACCTGCATGTCGTGTTCTATCATAACTGTAATAGTATTGTATCTTCGGAGATAGGCTTAATATCCCATCAAAATGATCCCTAAGTGAAAATAATATACTTGCGGTTTTCCAATTGCTCTATTCTTATGCTGTATATCTGCTGAATCTGTTAGCAAAATTCTTTCTGCTGTATTGGATCTGTTAAAATTATAGTTTTGCTATAGATGAAACTCGCATAATGCGAACCAAACATGTCTGATATTAGATGTTGGCGGTTCAACCCGTGGTTTAACATTTAACTGCTTCAGCCTCCCCTAGTAAATCTGTTTTGTGAAAGCTGTTGGACCCAAATTATGATTCTGCTATGGACGAAACTTTCATGGCATGAGTTTGTTCGCTCCAGCGGTTTACATCTGACGGCTGAAAAGAAGTGTTCCGCGTCAAGATTCGTGCGACTGACATGACACCCGTatgttgttttatttatttatttatcagtCACTTATTTTAGTTAATATTGACATAATTATTTAATATTGAATTGAAGTTGTTGGTATAAGTCGACACAATTGACAAGGTCAACGGTGCGAAGCTGGATTCTCTCCGGCACGGTCTATTCTTGGTCAATCCACTTTTCTGCCTCCCCAATCCATAGAAGACAAAAAAGAAGCAAAACCAACCCCAATCAGACAGCGGCCTCCCTCTCCGCTCCTCCGCCATGGCCACCGCTAtggctctcctcctcctcctcttcctcccccACCGGCTCAGCTTCTCGGCCTCTACCCCCATCCCGCCGGCCTCCGACGCCGACAACCTCCTCCTGCTAAAAAACTCCTTCACCAACGCCGCGGCCCTCTCGTCCTGGTCCGCCTCCAATCCTTCCCCTCCCTGTGACCCCCACTCCCCCTGGCCCGGCGTCATTTGCCTCCATGGCATCATCACCGGTCTCCACCTCTCTGACATGGGCCTCTCCGGCACCCTCAGCGTCAACGCTCTGTTCACCTTCCCCGCCCTCCGCTCTCTCAGCTTCGTCAACAACTCCCTCTCCGGGACTCTCCCAGCTGACCTCAGCCGCCTCCACACCCTCAAGGCCATCCTTCTGTCCCGCAACAAGTTCTCCGGCCCCATCACCGCTGACTCCTTCAGCGGCATGACCCGGCTCAAGAAGCTCTGGCTCAACGACAACCAGTTCAACGGCCCCATCCCCGACTCGCTGGCCGAAGCGACCGCGCTGCTGGAGCTCCACCTGGAGAACAATCATTTCTCCGGCGAGATACCCCCCGCCCTCGCCTTGCCCTCCTTGTCCTCCTTCAACGTGTCCAACAACAATCTCCATGGGTCCATCCCGCAGGCGTTTGCCAAGTTCAACTCAAGCTCGTTCTCCGGCAACGAAGGTTTGTGCGGCCAACTCGTCGTCGGAAAGCCCTGTGCTGAACCCGCGATCGCCGCAGGAGGCGGCGGAAGAGTCATCATCGTCTGCGCCCTCGCTGTCCTCCTCGTTTGCATGGCCTTGTACGCGTTGAAGGCCGGAGacaagaaagaagaagtggtgacgttaggaaaggttcggaaaGCGAAAGAAAAACCTACCTTGCCGAACTCGGTAGAAGATGGCGGTGCAACCGCCGCCGCCGGAGCCGGAGAAGAGGGATTGGTTATGTTGAGCTCGAGAAACGGAGAACTCCAGCTTTCCGACCTGATGAAGGCGGAGGCGGAGTTACTGAGGAGCGGCGGTATGGGGACGGTGTACAAAGCGTCGATGGCGAGCGGCATTGCCGTGGTGGTGAAGCGTACACGAGACTTGAACCGGTTGGGGAAGGAGGCGTTCGCCGCCGAGATGGCCCGGCTAGGTCGCCTCTCCCACCCCAATGTGGTGACGCCGTTGGCCTACCATTACCGGAAGGACGAGAAGCTGCTCGTGTTGGAGtttgtccccaagaggagcttgtCGTACGTCCTCCACGGCGACAGGGGAACCGACCACGCGGCGCTCGATTGGGGGCGGCGCTTCGGCATCGCCCGGGGCATCGCCCGCGGCCTCGCCTACCTCCACACAGAGCTTCCGTTCATAGACGCCCCGCACGGGAATATAAAATCCGGCAACGTGGTCCTAACACTGGATTTCGAGCCTCGGTTAACGGACTTCGGGTTTCTGCCGATGGTCAACGCGTCGCAGGCGGGGACGGTGATGCAGTGTCTGCGAACGCCGGAGGTTCTTGCGGGTCGGCCAGTGTCGCCGAGGTCAGACGTGTACTGCTTCGGCGTGCTTCTGCTTGAGCTGATGACCGGGAAATTCCCAGTGCAATGCCTGAGCAACGTGGACGGCGGGACGGACGTGGTGGAGTGGGCGACGCGGGCGGCGAAGGAAGGGCGGGAGGCGGATGTCCTGGACCCGGCGATGGTGGCCGGCGCCAAGTCATCAGTGCCGGAGATGGCGCGGCTGGTGCGGGTGGCGGTGGAGTGCGTGGATCCGGAGCCGGAGCGGCGGCTGGGGCTGAAGGAGGCTGTGGAGAGGATCGAGGAGTTGGCGGAGGCGGCGGCCGAGGCGCTGCGGTCAGATGCGGCGGCGGCGTCGGAGACGCACGGCCATGAGCCCAACACGAGGGAAGCTCCCGACAACGATCGGCACGGCGTTTAGGTAGATGCGTCGGTGAGGTGGACGACGACGATTGATCGTTCGCCATTTCGTGACTCCATTCGTGATACGTTAGCTTGTGTATAGCGTTTGATGTGGTGTTAaattattcatttatttattcgGAAGGATCGTTTTTATTTTCTTCTGTAATTTTAATTTATGACAAATAATCTTATAACAAAAGAAATGcaggttatttttcttttcttttatcttttgGAAATATTTATTGAGATATTGTCATTTATTTGGAAGGATCAGCTTAGTTTATTTGTCACTTAGCTTGTTCAATTAGTCCGCACAACATTCTGTctctatttttcttcttctaataTTGATTTAatattagttattttttaaaatttaaattaaaaatattctaatattagttaaataaaataattataattaaaattgaaatagctttaactaatatttaaataattttaattaacagTTTGAAACAATTTCAGTTAAAACTATTCTTGGTGgcgctttttttttttattgccaAAGACATACTATTTGTAATGGTTCTTCAATCTTCAGGTATCAAGATCCGCTATTAATAACGGGTCGGATCTGTTATTTCGCCCCATTCTACCTACCCATCACAAATCGTTGTGAGTTTATGTACCGCCCTAAACCAGAAAAGGTACAGGCGGCGGCGGAAGCGACGACGATTACCACCGCCACCACTACCACGGCGAAGGGGAGAGACATTTTCTTCCTCTAGTTGGTGAATCCCACCGCGTCGGTCAGAATTATGAGAGCTGTCCGGTGCTCTCCCCGGCGCCTCTCTTCGTGGCGTCCAAGCTGCATTCACGCCTCCAGATTCCTCCTATCCTCCCCTGCCTCCCTGTCACCTCCCTCTCATAATGCTTCCGAGGAATCAACAGCTCAAGATCCAGAGGATACCTCGGATCCCCTCCCCTCTCCATCCTCTGAAGCAGTGATCGAGTTCCTTCTCAGCAATCAGCACAAGCCCAACGACGCCCTCAAGTTCTTCAAACGGTCTCGGATTCAGGATGGCATGGATGGAGATTTGCGCAAAGTCGATTCCTTATGCATCATGCTCCACATCCTCGCCAGCGCCGGGAAGGTAGCAAGtgctcagaatttgatgaaaaattCGATCCAATCTGGTTCTGTTCCACGTCCCAGCATTCTGGTCCATCGGCTGATCGAGATGGCAAGTAAGTGCGGCTCTAATTCTAGTTCTTTCGATCATCTCTTGACTTTCTACACAAGAACTGGAAAGGTAGAAGAAGCCGTTGAAGCTTTCAAGAGTATGGTCGAGAATGACATCTTTCCTTGTGTCGAATCTAGGAATGGTTTATTGCTCTCGATGCTCAGATCAGGTTCCTATAGCACAGCTCTAGAGCTTTTTGAGGAGATGAGGGATAAAGGAATGAATTATGACAAGTTTACACTTGACATTGTCATGAATGTCTGCTTGAAAACAGGGAAATCAGAGGATGCCGAGGCGTACTTTAGAGA includes these proteins:
- the LOC122052610 gene encoding pollen receptor-like kinase 3 is translated as MATAMALLLLLFLPHRLSFSASTPIPPASDADNLLLLKNSFTNAAALSSWSASNPSPPCDPHSPWPGVICLHGIITGLHLSDMGLSGTLSVNALFTFPALRSLSFVNNSLSGTLPADLSRLHTLKAILLSRNKFSGPITADSFSGMTRLKKLWLNDNQFNGPIPDSLAEATALLELHLENNHFSGEIPPALALPSLSSFNVSNNNLHGSIPQAFAKFNSSSFSGNEGLCGQLVVGKPCAEPAIAAGGGGRVIIVCALAVLLVCMALYALKAGDKKEEVVTLGKVRKAKEKPTLPNSVEDGGATAAAGAGEEGLVMLSSRNGELQLSDLMKAEAELLRSGGMGTVYKASMASGIAVVVKRTRDLNRLGKEAFAAEMARLGRLSHPNVVTPLAYHYRKDEKLLVLEFVPKRSLSYVLHGDRGTDHAALDWGRRFGIARGIARGLAYLHTELPFIDAPHGNIKSGNVVLTLDFEPRLTDFGFLPMVNASQAGTVMQCLRTPEVLAGRPVSPRSDVYCFGVLLLELMTGKFPVQCLSNVDGGTDVVEWATRAAKEGREADVLDPAMVAGAKSSVPEMARLVRVAVECVDPEPERRLGLKEAVERIEELAEAAAEALRSDAAAASETHGHEPNTREAPDNDRHGV
- the LOC122052611 gene encoding uncharacterized protein LOC122052611 isoform X2; its protein translation is METHLKKSPLRIRLRVTARKKGWKLLEGKGSGQKRSRQECINTVRKLQRREIGGTPQLCRGSAAVTPEKFRNIQLQEEFDTYDPNIHWFLKLQFLKKRSKIIEIVAANDLIFALAQSGLCAAFSRTTNKRICFLNISPDEVIRSLFYNKNNESLITVSVYASDHFSSLKCRTTSIEYIRRNQLDAGYPLFETESLKWPGFVEFDDVNGKVLTYSAQDGIYKVFDLKNYSFLYSICDKEIQEIKISPGIMLLIYQRTVSHVPLTILSIEDGKVLKSFNHLLHRNKKVDFIEQFNEKLLVKQENENLQILDVRNTDLIEVSKNEFMTPSAFIFLYENHLFLTFRDRTVSVWNFRGELVTSFEDHQLWHLDCNTNNIYITSDQNLIISYCKAEDGCDKQGVSPVGSINMSNILTGKCIAKICPLDPTLQAASRKRKDTNCSTIRSTIREALEDVTALFYDEERNEIYTGNKQGLIHVWSN
- the LOC122052611 gene encoding uncharacterized protein LOC122052611 isoform X1 — its product is METHLKKSPLRIRLRVTARKKGWKLLEGKGSGQKRSRQECINTVRKLQRREIGGTPQLCRGSAAVTPEKFRNIQLQEEFDTYDPNIHWFLKLQFLKKRSKIIEIVAANDLIFALAQSGLCAAFSRTTNKRICFLNISPDEVIRSLFYNKNNESLITVSVYASDHFSSLKCRTTSIEYIRRNQLDAGYPLFETESLKWPGFVEFDDVNGKVLTYSAQDGIYKVFDLKNYSFLYSICDKEIQEIKISSGSPGIMLLIYQRTVSHVPLTILSIEDGKVLKSFNHLLHRNKKVDFIEQFNEKLLVKQENENLQILDVRNTDLIEVSKNEFMTPSAFIFLYENHLFLTFRDRTVSVWNFRGELVTSFEDHQLWHLDCNTNNIYITSDQNLIISYCKAEDGCDKQGVSPVGSINMSNILTGKCIAKICPLDPTLQAASRKRKDTNCSTIRSTIREALEDVTALFYDEERNEIYTGNKQGLIHVWSN